The proteins below are encoded in one region of Apium graveolens cultivar Ventura chromosome 4, ASM990537v1, whole genome shotgun sequence:
- the LOC141720563 gene encoding uncharacterized protein LOC141720563, whose protein sequence is MSSSAYSDALKGLGKAFKLPKKTSGGGSGSNASVEEGSQSNVVPNPEPEVPVNQSTPEHNVELDMGNKFDNLEDLGPIGEIPGADSGRRRKRLRTLGSKPPRAENYEAGSGSGAGKGKAVDEDCPDEGGPELEEKVARFMAGIPTQSQWSKMNGSGFDATMKECSRLWGQLGGYMAGSDSLAYNKIKGFRSAVADKDAEISRLRDQIIAKDNSLSGLNKHLDEPTIRADNAEKEVSDLKSELAELRRQMSVVRPEAEVIDEFKRSEEYGRALANAGAPEIARCWLVAERHIKTNLEADWDSFVSEFIKVKEDIELGLGEPEPFDGPCPSFIPPSAPDS, encoded by the exons ATGTCGTCTTCAGCGTACAGTGATGCATTGAAAGGTCTTGGTAAAGCTTTCAAGTTGCCAAAGAAGACTTCTGGTGGTGGGTCCGGATCAAATGCTTCTGTGGAGGAAGGGTCCCAGAGTAATGTGGTCCCCAATCCGGAGCCTGAAGTTCCTGTAAACCAATCTACTCCGGAGCACAATGTTGAGCTGGATATGGGGAATAAGTTTGACAATCTTGAGGATCTAGGTCCTATTGGGGAGATTCCGGGTGCTGATTCTGGGCGGAGGAGGAAGAGGCTCCGGACTCTTGGGTCAAAACCTCCCAGGGCTGAGAATTATGAAGCTGGCTCTGGGTCTGGGGCTGGCAAAGGTAAAGCAGTTGATGAAGATTGTCCGGATGAAGGTGGTCCGGAGCTGGAGGAGAAGGTGGCTCGCTTCATGGCTGGGATTCCAACTCAATCTCAATGGAGTAAGATGAATGGGTCCGGATTCGATGCCACTATGAAGGAGTGTTCCCGGCTCTGGGGTCAG CTTGGTGGGTATATGGCCGGATCCGACTCTCTTGCTTACAATAAGATCAAAGGTTTCCGGAGCGCTGTTGCTGATAAGGATGCTGAGATTAGCCGGCTCCGGGACCAAATCATTGCGAAGGATAATTCTTTGTCCGGGTTGAACAAACATCTGGATGAACCGACTATTCGGGCTGATAATGCAGAGAAGGAGGTTTCTGACCTAAAATCCGAATTGGCTGAGCTCCGGAGGCAAATGTCTGTTGTTCGTCCGGAGGCTGAGGTTATTGATGAATTTAAAAGATCTGAGGAGTACGGTAGGGCTCTTGCCAATGCTGGTGCTCCGGAGATAGCTCGATGCTGGTTGGTTGCTGAGCGACATATCAAGACTAATCTGGAGGCCGATTGGGATAGCTTCGTCTCCGAATTCATCAAGGTGAA